A DNA window from Sulfitobacter noctilucicola contains the following coding sequences:
- a CDS encoding DUF2059 domain-containing protein, with amino-acid sequence MRSVSYLLSGLLGVWLTLAAATAAQADARTTVLVDVLKLQEAAGILALEGIASSEDLNRDMLEGQGGAGWALQVQQIYAPDRMVELVRAELEAALKGDALEEVITFFAGSRGRQIIDLENSARRAIQDPEVEEAARARYRALKGTDDPRLALITSYIESGDMIERNVTSALNSNYQFLRGLVEGGAFEMSEEEMLSDAAGDLEESTKDTAEWLYGYLLLAYHPLQDADLEAYIAFANTKAGQALNRALFDGFGKAYEDISYALGRAVSLNMTAEEL; translated from the coding sequence ATGCGAAGCGTTTCTTATCTGCTATCGGGTTTGCTGGGCGTCTGGCTGACTTTAGCTGCGGCGACTGCGGCGCAGGCAGACGCGCGGACCACAGTTCTGGTAGATGTCCTTAAATTACAGGAAGCGGCGGGCATTCTGGCTTTGGAAGGCATCGCAAGCTCTGAAGATTTGAACCGTGATATGCTGGAGGGGCAGGGCGGTGCTGGTTGGGCGCTTCAGGTTCAGCAGATTTACGCGCCGGACCGCATGGTGGAACTGGTGCGCGCAGAGCTTGAGGCGGCATTAAAGGGTGATGCGCTTGAAGAAGTGATAACGTTTTTCGCAGGCAGTCGTGGGCGGCAGATCATTGATCTTGAGAATTCGGCCCGCCGCGCAATACAAGACCCCGAAGTAGAAGAAGCTGCACGTGCGCGCTACCGTGCACTGAAGGGGACGGATGATCCAAGGCTTGCCCTGATTACGTCCTACATCGAGAGCGGCGACATGATCGAGCGCAACGTGACCTCCGCGCTCAACTCCAACTACCAGTTCCTGCGCGGTCTGGTGGAGGGTGGCGCGTTCGAGATGTCCGAAGAAGAGATGCTGTCTGACGCCGCGGGCGATCTTGAGGAAAGCACGAAAGATACCGCTGAGTGGCTCTATGGTTACCTTTTGCTTGCGTATCACCCACTACAGGATGCTGATCTTGAGGCCTATATCGCCTTTGCAAACACAAAAGCGGGGCAGGCTTTGAATCGGGCGCTGTTTGACGGATTCGGGAAAGCCTATGAGGATATCTCCTATGCTTTGGGACGGGCCGTCTCTTTGAATATGACTGCAGAGGAGCTTTAG
- a CDS encoding 50S ribosomal protein L21 yields the protein MFAVIKTGGKQYKVASGDVLRVERIAANAGDKVLFNEVLMLGGDSPKVGAPLIEDAGVEAEVVDQIKAEKVIHFVKRRRKHSSKRTKGHRQKLTLIKVGEILASGAGKSKSMTAVGTGSVPAATVAAINERYTMNKTDQAEMAKRVVEGEAKEKKAKPAPTKEAAPKAEKKAAPKKAAAKKSDGDDLSEISGVGPVIVGKLHAEGITTFAQIAAWTDADVEAIEEKLSFKGRVGREDWIAQAKDLAKG from the coding sequence ATGTTCGCAGTCATCAAGACTGGCGGTAAGCAATACAAGGTAGCCTCAGGCGATGTGCTTCGGGTTGAACGTATTGCGGCAAATGCCGGTGATAAAGTTCTGTTTAACGAAGTTCTGATGCTTGGTGGCGACAGCCCCAAAGTCGGCGCGCCCCTGATCGAAGACGCCGGTGTTGAAGCCGAAGTTGTGGACCAGATCAAAGCCGAGAAGGTCATTCACTTCGTTAAGCGCCGTCGTAAGCACAGCTCCAAGCGTACCAAAGGTCACCGCCAGAAGCTGACGCTGATCAAGGTTGGCGAGATTCTGGCCTCCGGTGCCGGCAAGTCAAAGTCAATGACAGCCGTTGGTACAGGTTCTGTACCTGCTGCGACCGTTGCTGCGATCAACGAGCGCTATACCATGAACAAGACCGACCAGGCCGAAATGGCCAAGCGGGTTGTTGAAGGCGAAGCCAAAGAGAAAAAGGCAAAGCCAGCGCCGACCAAAGAAGCGGCTCCAAAGGCCGAGAAGAAAGCAGCGCCAAAGAAAGCCGCTGCCAAGAAATCTGATGGCGACGATCTGTCCGAAATTTCAGGCGTAGGTCCGGTTATTGTTGGCAAACTGCACGCCGAAGGCATTACAACCTTCGCGCAGATCGCTGCATGGACAGATGCGGACGTAGAAGCTATTGAAGAGAAACTGTCGTTCAAAGGTCGTGTCGGTCGTGAAGACTGGATCGCACAGGCCAAAGATCTGGCAAAAGGTTAA
- the rpmA gene encoding 50S ribosomal protein L27 — MAHKKAGGSSRNGRDSAGRRLGVKKYGGEAVIPGNIIVRQRGTKFWPADGVGMGKDHTIFATVDGSVTFHKGLKNRTFISVLPAAEAAE, encoded by the coding sequence ATGGCACATAAAAAAGCAGGCGGCTCATCCCGTAACGGACGCGACTCAGCTGGTCGTCGTCTTGGCGTTAAAAAATATGGCGGCGAAGCTGTCATTCCCGGCAACATCATCGTGCGCCAGCGTGGCACGAAGTTTTGGCCAGCAGATGGCGTAGGCATGGGCAAAGACCACACAATCTTTGCAACTGTTGATGGTTCTGTGACCTTCCACAAAGGTCTGAAAAACCGCACGTTCATTTCTGTCCTGCCGGCGGCCGAGGCCGCAGAATAA